The Thermosipho affectus DNA window CCCTTTTAACAATGGGGGCAGCTTTGCCCCCATTGGTATTAAAAATGGAATAGATTATAACATTTTTTCTACAAGTTCTAGTGTATCTACGACTCTACAAGTGTATCCGTACTCATTGTCGTACCAAGAGAAAATGTTTACCAATTTTCCATCCATTACTTTTGTAAGGGTAGAATCAAAGATTCCTGCATATCTTGTACCAACTATATCTCCACTTACTATTGGTTCAGTATTGTATCCTATAATACCTTTTAATTTGCCTTCTGTTGCTTTTCTTACGACTTCGTTTACTTCTTCTGCGGTAGTTTCTTTTTCAACTATTATACTTAAGTTTGTAAGTGAACCAACTGGTGTTGGTACCCTTATTGCCATACCATCGAGTTTTCCTTTCAATTCTGGAACAACCAAAGCAACGGCTTTTGCAGCACCTGTTGTTGTAGGAATAATATTTATAGCAGCAGCTCTTGCCCTTCTTAAGTCTTTGTGTGGAAGATCAAGTATTCTCTGGTCATTTGTATATGAGTGAACTGTTATAAGATGACCTGTTACAATTTTAAATTCATCGTTAATTACTTTTGCAATAGCTGCTATAGAGTTTGTTGTACAAGATGCACATGAAATAATTGCATGCTCAGGTTTTAATTGTTCTTCATTACAGCCTAAAACTACTGTAATATCTTCACCTTTTGCGGGAGCGGTAATAACAACTTTTTTTGCACCTGCCTTGATGTGCTTTTCTGCTCCTTCTCTTTTTCTAAATACACCTGTAGATTCGACTACAACGTCAATTCCTAAATCTTTCCATGGAAGATTTTCTGGATCTTTTTCAGCAAATATTTTGATTTCTTTACCATCAATAATAATGGAGTTTTCTGTTGCTTTTACTTCGTTGGGTAAAATCTTGTGTACCGAATCATATTTGAAAAGATGAGCTAATGTTTTTGCATCGGTTAAATCGTTAATGGCTACAACTTCAATGTCGCTATTGCGGCGTATGAGTTCCCTAAGTACTAACCTTCCAATTCTTCCAAATCCGTTAATGGCTATTCTCATGTTTTCCCTCCTTTTTTCATGGTCCTCGTGAAAAATTTTACTATCTTTTTTTGACATCCAATCTACAAATTCAATAAAATTTTTGTTACAATTAGAATAAAAATTCTATGGTATGGATATTTTCTGGGTTTACAAACATTACACCTACTGCCGTTTCAATTAAAAAACTATTAGATTCAAATTTAAGTATCTTTGCGTGTATTTTCGCGCCATCTCTTAATGTAAATACTATGTTGTATTTTGTATTTTCAGGGTAAATTATTAATTTAATTAAGCTGGTTGGGATGGATATAATACCTTTTTCTACGGTGAATGTGATTACGTCACCAAGTCTTGAAGAAAAGTTTGCACTAAATGTTCCTCCTGTTTTTAAAGTAATTTTTAATTTATCAGTTTTCCCTGGGATAATGGATGTATACTGTTTGTTTTCAGTATTTTTTTGTGTTTCTACAAAATTGGAGTATTTAATAGCATCTCTACTTGAAAACACAAATGTTCCGTTATTTGGTAGAAGTACAGTGCCTGAATTTCCATCAAACTTTGTGAGTTTTCCGGGAATATTGATCCATTCATTTTCGTTTGGTTCGATCCATGCGCCAGCTATTGGAGTAGCACTTTCATCGAAATATACTTCTTTTATCAAATCTGTGTACGATACAATTTGCCCTACAATAGATTTAATGCTTATAATATTTGAATTGATAGTCTGTATTTCTCCTTTTATTTGACTGCCATCTTTGAGAACTATAGTATCTGAAAAAGCTAATATTGTAATCAAAGTTAAAAGTGTAATAAAGATCTTTTTCATTGTTTTTCCTCCTTATATTTCAATTTTAAAAAATATACTTAGTTCTAAGATGTTTTTTTGTTCATTTGAGGGGGCAAAGTATGGTAAGCCATTTGCATCGTTTGCATCCACTTTCTTTAAAACATTAAATATCTTTCCAATTTTGGAGTTAAATCCTAAACTAATTATATCAAATTTTTTAAGGACACTGAAATGTAAAAATACACTTTTTTCAAGTTTGGATTCGTTAAGCAAATTAAAATTTGGATCAAATGTGTCTTTGTCTGTCCAAGGATTTATTGGTGATTTTGTTCCAGAGATTACCAACTCAATTGCGGTGTTTAATTTTATTTTGTCTATGTATTCTGCTTCTATCATAAAAGCAAGATTATTTTCTCCATATTTGTATCCAATGTATATATCTTGATAATCTATGGGAAAGTTGTTAAGCTCCAACGTGTTGTAATATGTATAACCATAATAAAATGCGTTACTTGATTCATCGATGCTAGATGGTTGAAATGTGTATTTTGTTGCCCCTGCATGAAAAATCTTTAATTTTATCTTTTCAAGCATTAAAGTGCTTCCAAAAGACCAGGCTATTTTGTCTACTGTATTGTGTTCTGGATTAAAAAACCTGTTTGCGTTAAAGTCATCTATTAAAATCTGTCCGTATAAGTTATAGTACTTACTTTTATATTTTGCAAAAAACCCCATTAAACTGTTATCATTAAATGAATTTCCATATATGTTGTTTATTCTATAGATTTGTATAAAAAAGTTTGGTAAGGGATTGGAAAAATATTCAAAATCAAATATTCTATGAACATATACTGCTGCTTCTTCAAATCCAAATGTAAAGTTATGGATTTTTATAGCGTAATATTTTAAATTAATGCCTTTGTCAATAAAACCATTTTTGTTGTATGTTGCTAGTATATACCTTGACTCGTATAGAAAATTAGAATCTTCATATTTTATTGATGCTTCAGGTTTTGAATGGCCGAGGGAGGATATGAATAGGGAATAAGGTGAATCTATCACGTCGTAATCTTCGAAATTTCCGAATTTGATTTTTAGATTATTTTGAGTAATTACAATGCCAGCATTTTTTATTTTTATATAATAATCCCCATAAAATTGTGGATAAAATGGGAGAAATTTCCCGTCATTTGACAATTTCATAGATGCCATGAATGAAAAATTATTGTTTGTGTAGGAAAATTCAGGTATAAAGGTATTTGAAAAGTATTTTATTCCGTTGTATAGGGAATTTTCATATGTTAGAGAAAATTTTACGGCGAATAAAAAAGCGGGAAAAGAAATAATCAAAATAAACAAAAACTTTTTCATTAATTTTCCTCCCCTAAATTTTTTTTGCGATTGAAATCAAGTATTGTACCGTGTCTTCAAAGGACATACTTTCATCGATTGATTGTTTTAGAAATTTATTTATTTCTTCTATAAGTTCAATTGATTTGTCTATTTTAGGATTGGTACCTTTTTTATATGCACCAACATCTATTAAATCTTTTGCGTCGTAATATGTTGCAACTAAGTCTCTAAGTTTCATAGCGGCAATCTTGTGTTCTTTAGTAACAATGTCGTTCATTAATCTGCTCACACTCATTAATATGTCAATGGCTGGATAATGGGCTGATTCTGCAAGTTTTCTTGATAGTATTATATGACCATCTACAATTCCACGTACTGTATCAGAAATAGGTTCATTAAAATCATCTGCTTCTACAAGTACAGTGTAAATTCCCGTAATGCTTCCCTTATCTGAATTTCCCGCTCGTTCTAAAATTTTTGGAAGACCTGCAAAAACACTAGGTGGATAACCCCTAGTTGTTGGAGGTTCTCCAGTAGCAAGGCCAACTTCTCTTTGTGCCATTGCCCACCTTGTTAAAGAATCGACCATTAAAAGGACATTATATCCTTTATCTCTAAAGTATTCTGCGATAGCAGTTGCCGTTAGTAAAGCTTTAACTCTTAAAAGAGCAGGTTGATCCGAAGTTGAAACTATAACTATTGAGCGCTTTAATCCATCTTTTTTTAGATCTTTTTCTATGAATTCTCTTACTTCTCTTCCCCTTTCACCAATTAACGATATTACATTTATATCTGCTGAGGTGTTTCTGGCTATCATTCCAAGGAGTGTGCTTTTTCCAACACCACTCCCTGCGAATATTCCTATTCTTTGACCATATCCAAGGGTTAAAAAACCGTCAATTGCTCTTATTCCAACAGATATAGGTGTTGTTATTCTCTTTCTAATCAAAGGGTTTGGAGCTTCTCTTACAATGGGGATCTTTTCTTTTGAAAAGATCTTTTTACCATCCAGTGGTCTTCCAAGGGCATCTATAACTCTTCCAAGCAACTCTTCTGAAACTGGAATACTTACATGTTGTCCCGTTCTTAGTACTTGACACCCTTTTTTTAATCCAGAGATGTCTTCAAGAGGCATCAGAATGACACCACTTTCATTGAATCCAACTACCTCCGCATATGCCTTTCTATATTCGGTAAGTATTTTGCATAGTTCACCAAGAAAGGCATCAGGCCCTTTTGATTCAATTGTTAGTCCCACTATTTTGTTTACTGCACCTATTTTTTGATAGGGTTCAAATTCCAATAATTTCTTTTTTAAAAATTCAAATTTATCCATTTTTAAGAACCTCATCTATAATTTCGTTGATTAATTTCATTTGAAATTTTAGATCAGTATTGATATTTCCTATTTCGGTTTCTGCGATTACACCAAATTGTACTTTAGAATCTTCTATTATTTCAATCCCTTTATTGTTTAGTTGAGAGATAATGTTAGGATCTAATAGTTTGATATCTTCAGGATTTAAGTATAACTTTACATTTTTCATTCCAGCGATGTGAGTTAAAATTTTGTTTAATTTTCTCTTTGTTATCTCTTCATCTATTTCTTTTTCAAGAATTTTTGAAATAATTATTTTTGTTAACTGGAACAAGTCATTTTCAAATTGTTCCACAATTTTTAGTATGTTCTCGTCGAATTTTTGTATTAAAAAATTTATTCTTTCGTTTAATTTGCTAATACTCTCATAAGTAGCCTTTTTTTGAGAGTTAATTAGATTTTCTTTTTCCCTTATCGATTCATCCAAAATTTTTTGTGCATCTTTTTTTGCTTTTTCAATTATCTCATTTGCCTTTTTTTGTGCTTTTTCAATTATCTCATTTGCCTTTTTTTGTGCGTTTTTAATAATATCAGCTTGTTGTTTTACCTCTTCTTTTTCTTTTTTTTCTTCTACATTTTTTTTGTTAATTACTTGAGGAGTGTCAATATACACGTATCTTTTTTTTATTATCATATTTAACACCTCTAATAAAGGGCTGGCGAATGCCAGCCGATTAATAATCAAGTTGTTTGAGACCTTTTTCAATTATTTCTTTTGTATCCCTTGCAATCATTAATTCTTCATTAGTTGGAACTACTAAAACTTTTGTTTTGGAATCAGGAGTTGAAATTATCATTTCTTTGCCTTTTACGTTGTTTTTCTCTTTATCAATTTTTATTCCTAGAAAACTTAGATAATTTTCGCAAATTTCTTCACGAGTAATTGGTGAATTTTCTCCTACCCCAGCAGTAAATGATATAGCATCTACGCCATTCATTGCCGCTGCGTATGCTCCAATGTATTTTGCGATTCTATATTCATATATGTCGAGTACTAATCTGCATAGTGGATCATTTTCAAGTGCTTTATCTTCTATGTCTCTCATATCAGAACTAAAGTTTTTGGACAATCCTAAAACTCCGCTTTTTTTATTTAATATTGTGTAGACTTCTTCGGCGGATAATCCTTCTTTCTCCATTAAGAATGTAACTATAGATGGATCAAGGTCTCCAGAACGAGTTCCCATAACTAAACCTTCAAGAGGTGTGAATCCCATTGAAGTATCGATACTTTTTCCATTCTTAACCGCGGCAATAGAAGCACCGTTACCAAGGTGAACGGTTATGATTTTGGAATTGTTATAGTCGAGTCCCAACAATTCCGCAGTCCTTTTTGAAACATATCTATGACTTGTTCCGTGGAACCCATATCTTCTAACTTTGTACTTTTCATAATATTCATATGGTATTGCGTAGAGATAGGCTTTTTTAGGCATTTTGGCATGGAATGCGGTATCGAAAACTCCTACATTTGGGACACCGGGAAGCAATTTCATAATAGCTTTTATGCCCATAAGATTTGGTGGATTATGTAAAGGTGCAAGGTATGAAAACTCTTCAATAGCATTTATAACTTCATCAGTTATTAATACAGAGCCAGAGAATTTTTCTCCTCCATGTACAACTCTATGACCCACTGCATCGATTTCGTTAAAGTCTTTAATTGCCCCTATTTTTTCGTCTTTTAAAATTTCTAGTACGGCTTTGAGTGCTTCGTCGTGATTAACCATGGGTTTTTCTACAATAAATTTTTCTCCGTTTTTTTTGTGAACTATTCTACTTCCAGGAATACCAATTCTTTCGGCTATACCTTTGCAAAGTACATTTTCATCATCCATGTCAAGAAGTTGGTATTTAATTGACGAACTGCCACTGTTTACAACGAGAACAACCATCTTGATTCCCCCTTTTAAAATTTTAAGCTTTCCCGGCTGCATTAAGGAATTCCAATCTTTCCATAACTACTTCTTTCACAAACTCCATACCTTGTTTGAAATATTTTCGCGGATCAAATTCTTTTTCATTTTCAAGAAGATGTTTTCTAAGACCGGCAAGAAATGCTATTCTAAGGTCTGTATCTGTATTTACTTTATTTATTCCTAGTTTAACACACTCTTTAATATCTTCTTGTGGGACACCTTTTGCACCACCCAGATTTGCCCCGTATTTTTCTGCAAGTTCTACGAATTTTTTTGGTACACTGGATGCACCGTGTAACACCAATGGAATCTTAGTTAATTCTTTAACCTTTTTAAGTCTTTCAAAATCTAATTTTGCTTCCCCTTTAAATTTGAATGCACCGTGGCTTGTACCAATGGCGGGAGCAAGAAAATCTACGCCTGTCTTTTCTACAAATATTTTTGCTTGTTCTGGATCTACTAGAACATTTTCTTCAGCCATAACGTTGTCTTCAATTCCAGCTAATTGTCCTAATTCCGCTTCAACGGATACACCGGATGCGTGTGCCCATTTAACTACTTCTTTTGTAATTTCTAGATTTTTTTCGAAAACTTCGTGTGAAGCATCAATCATTACAGAAGAATACCCGGCTTTAATTGCAGCTGCAATATATTCTAAGTTTTTTCCGTGGTCAAGGTGAAGTGCAATTGGAATGTCTAGTGTTTCAGCGTAGTTTTTGACGGTTTCTACGAAAAACTTTGCTCCTCTTAAAGGATCACCATTTCCAGCGTATTTAATTGCCCCTTCACTTGTTTCTATTATTACGGGCGCCTTTTTTTCTGCAGCTCCT harbors:
- the fliI gene encoding flagellar protein export ATPase FliI, translating into MDKFEFLKKKLLEFEPYQKIGAVNKIVGLTIESKGPDAFLGELCKILTEYRKAYAEVVGFNESGVILMPLEDISGLKKGCQVLRTGQHVSIPVSEELLGRVIDALGRPLDGKKIFSKEKIPIVREAPNPLIRKRITTPISVGIRAIDGFLTLGYGQRIGIFAGSGVGKSTLLGMIARNTSADINVISLIGERGREVREFIEKDLKKDGLKRSIVIVSTSDQPALLRVKALLTATAIAEYFRDKGYNVLLMVDSLTRWAMAQREVGLATGEPPTTRGYPPSVFAGLPKILERAGNSDKGSITGIYTVLVEADDFNEPISDTVRGIVDGHIILSRKLAESAHYPAIDILMSVSRLMNDIVTKEHKIAAMKLRDLVATYYDAKDLIDVGAYKKGTNPKIDKSIELIEEINKFLKQSIDESMSFEDTVQYLISIAKKI
- the gap gene encoding type I glyceraldehyde-3-phosphate dehydrogenase, giving the protein MRIAINGFGRIGRLVLRELIRRNSDIEVVAINDLTDAKTLAHLFKYDSVHKILPNEVKATENSIIIDGKEIKIFAEKDPENLPWKDLGIDVVVESTGVFRKREGAEKHIKAGAKKVVITAPAKGEDITVVLGCNEEQLKPEHAIISCASCTTNSIAAIAKVINDEFKIVTGHLITVHSYTNDQRILDLPHKDLRRARAAAINIIPTTTGAAKAVALVVPELKGKLDGMAIRVPTPVGSLTNLSIIVEKETTAEEVNEVVRKATEGKLKGIIGYNTEPIVSGDIVGTRYAGIFDSTLTKVMDGKLVNIFSWYDNEYGYTCRVVDTLELVEKML
- the fba gene encoding class II fructose-1,6-bisphosphate aldolase, whose translation is MYVNTKEILEKASKNYYAVPAFNINNLEFLIAILQGAAEKKAPVIIETSEGAIKYAGNGDPLRGAKFFVETVKNYAETLDIPIALHLDHGKNLEYIAAAIKAGYSSVMIDASHEVFEKNLEITKEVVKWAHASGVSVEAELGQLAGIEDNVMAEENVLVDPEQAKIFVEKTGVDFLAPAIGTSHGAFKFKGEAKLDFERLKKVKELTKIPLVLHGASSVPKKFVELAEKYGANLGGAKGVPQEDIKECVKLGINKVNTDTDLRIAFLAGLRKHLLENEKEFDPRKYFKQGMEFVKEVVMERLEFLNAAGKA
- the ackA gene encoding acetate kinase; translation: MVVLVVNSGSSSIKYQLLDMDDENVLCKGIAERIGIPGSRIVHKKNGEKFIVEKPMVNHDEALKAVLEILKDEKIGAIKDFNEIDAVGHRVVHGGEKFSGSVLITDEVINAIEEFSYLAPLHNPPNLMGIKAIMKLLPGVPNVGVFDTAFHAKMPKKAYLYAIPYEYYEKYKVRRYGFHGTSHRYVSKRTAELLGLDYNNSKIITVHLGNGASIAAVKNGKSIDTSMGFTPLEGLVMGTRSGDLDPSIVTFLMEKEGLSAEEVYTILNKKSGVLGLSKNFSSDMRDIEDKALENDPLCRLVLDIYEYRIAKYIGAYAAAMNGVDAISFTAGVGENSPITREEICENYLSFLGIKIDKEKNNVKGKEMIISTPDSKTKVLVVPTNEELMIARDTKEIIEKGLKQLDY
- a CDS encoding FliH/SctL family protein, which encodes MIIKKRYVYIDTPQVINKKNVEEKKEKEEVKQQADIIKNAQKKANEIIEKAQKKANEIIEKAKKDAQKILDESIREKENLINSQKKATYESISKLNERINFLIQKFDENILKIVEQFENDLFQLTKIIISKILEKEIDEEITKRKLNKILTHIAGMKNVKLYLNPEDIKLLDPNIISQLNNKGIEIIEDSKVQFGVIAETEIGNINTDLKFQMKLINEIIDEVLKNG